A portion of the Lolium rigidum isolate FL_2022 chromosome 1, APGP_CSIRO_Lrig_0.1, whole genome shotgun sequence genome contains these proteins:
- the LOC124704883 gene encoding protein SRG1-like translates to MGSIGGARAMTVQELAGAIGKPDVPIQYVVREHNDQQLEAAVTAPVPVIDFSRLFEQDGGEAVKLRSGLDSWGLILVNNHGVDAAVMDGMRAASREFFRRPLEEKQRYTNLIDGEQFQFEGYGNDHVRSPDQILDWTNRIYLKVEPEDERSIALWPAHPETFRDTLHEFTKKCGGVKDGLLRTMAKLLELVDHDYFIDQLGERASTHARCSYYPECPRPELVFGLKPHCDGTVVTVLMVDDTVGGLQVLRDGVWWDVPVVPHTFVVIIGDQTQIMSNGIFRSPVHRVVTNAKKERISVALDYSVDPEREIEPSAQLVNEERPALYRKVKVKDYTSALYDHFSKGEMVINKIHT, encoded by the exons ATGGGAAGCATAGGAGGAGCGAGAGCGATGACGGTGCAGGAGCTCGCTGGTGCCATCGGCAAGCCCGACGTGCCAATCCAGTACGTCGTGCGCGAGCACAATGACCAGCAGCTAGAAGCGGCCGTCACAGCACCGGTCCCGGTCATCGACTTCAGCCGCCTTTTCGAACAGGACGGCGGCGAGGCAGTGAAGCTCCGGTCAGGGCTCGACTCCTGGGGCCTCATCTTG GTCAATAACCATGGCGTAGACGCCGCCGTGATGGACGGCATGAGAGCCGCGTCGAGGGAGTTTTTCCGGCGGCCGCTCGAAGAGAAGCAGCGGTATACCAACCTGATCGACGGCGAGCAGTTCCAGTTCGAGGGGTACGGGAATGACCATGTGAGGTCGCCGGACCAGATCCTTGACTGGACCAACCGCATATACCTCAAGGTGGAGCCCGAGGACGAAAGGAGCATTGCCCTCTGGCCAGCGCATCCCGAAACATTCAG GGATACTCTGCACGAATTCACGAAAAAGTGCGGTGGAGTGAAGGACGGCCTTCTCCGCACCATGGCGAAGCTGCTGGAGCTTGTCGACCATGACTACTTCATAGACCAGCTTGGTGAGAGGGCGTCAACTCACGCTAGATGCAGCTACTACCCGGAATGTCCGAGGCCGGAACTCGTGTTCGGCCTCAAGCCCCACTGCGATGGAACTGTTGTTACCGTCCTCATGGTCGACGACACCGTCGGCGGCCTGCAAGTTCTCAGAGATGGGGTTTGGTGGGATGTACCCGTTGTACCTCACACGTTCGTGGTCATTATAGGAGATCAAACTCAG ATAATGAGCAATGGAATCTTTAGGAGCCCCGTGCATAGGGTTGTGACAAATGCAAAGAAGGAGAGGATTTCGGTGGCTCTGGACTACTCAGTTGACCCCGAGAGAGAAATCGAGCCATCGGCTCAGCTGGTCAATGAGGAGAGACCGGCGTTGTACAGAAAAGTGAAGGTCAAGGACTACACTTCCGCTCTATACGATCATTTTTCTAAAGGGGAAATGGTTATCAATAAAATACATACATAA